Proteins from a genomic interval of Oreochromis aureus strain Israel breed Guangdong linkage group 6, ZZ_aureus, whole genome shotgun sequence:
- the spink4 gene encoding serine protease inhibitor Kazal-type 4: protein MTGRVVFLGLLLICVTAGAEERSGIMRKPTCPDTAEIVACPLNLSPVCGSDGNTYANECQLCAQRQSTKMDIMIVKEQSC, encoded by the exons ATGACCGGGAGAGTTGTTTTtctgggacttctgctcatctGTGTGACTGCAG gtgCAGAAGAGAGGTCTGGAATCATGAGAAAG CCTACTTGTCCTGACACGGCAGAGATTGTGGCGTGTCCTTTAAACCTCTCTCCTGTATGTGGCAGCGATGGAAACACTTACGCAAATGAGTGTCAGCTGTGTGCCCAGAGACA ATCAACGAAGATGGACATTATGATTGTCAAAGAGCAGAGCTGCTGA
- the stra6l gene encoding STRA6-like gives MIRNLLEHEVSPDEDCHQRVSVDLILHLSLIPAVLIAGVLSFLQKRAQRLAIDDRLPFLDQRFAIVVPLDTVGSLSNRWSYGFAFGAVSSSVLLLFSESYVPITVPTWARAFVYLIGALEVGLVYFPFFACLSTPFRMTGAVLGILYSLFWIGITAWETVTCPSGKILGKYQKVISQWPRMLSLIFLFGRFIYILVKAIRIRLHMEQEDSAELTEQHQVQHVKRLLRKTPGHSMPLTWFQRRVYEWDPYFKFPSRIIGTVVISLIGLYTMTLADYSVSSSTFDKIETWKNTLKDVVTACNETESLGYMVPQLEEFIVVARKSWLATTIFASLNSVAYTFHVLACYRKHLRRLWKGQKFFLPEKFHKPRSATSVASIARYSGWQIAFTLWGYLIVHFVHFLFALLIAYVVVLPIMNGKVLSMLSTLGTIFLTICIVISLVILQIILVQIFFLQNKIDATDKEKPLALNNRKAFHCFNYFFFFYNVVMGMTTCILRLLLSIVVGTWLVSRIDRTIMQRGYENMDAGYTTWIGMIFADHYHNNPVMVSFCQMLVSSTLQRHNSSAYSTFDNNVSEPPVNSRARRRWALLYTLLRNPPLIMLRKHHRSSSSPSADTVLQAWILASQTQRQQALSELPPEIKLPPEEDC, from the exons ATGATAAGAAACTTGCTGGAACATGA GGTCTCCCCAGATGAGGATTGTCACCAAAGAGTGTCTGTGGACCTAATCTTGCATCTCTCACTCATACCAGCA GTGTTGATTGCAGGGGTGCTGTCATTCCTTCAGAAAAGAGCCCAGAGGCTAGCCATTGATGACAGACTGCCATTCCTAGATCAACGGTTTGCTATAGTTGT GCCTTTGGATACTGTAGGCAGCCTCAGTAATCGTTGGTCTTATGGCTTTGCCTTTGGGGCCGTATCAAGCAGCGTCTTGCTCCTGTTCTCTGAAAGCTACGTCCCAATCACTGTTCCAACCTGGGCCAGAG CTTTTGTGTACCTGATTGGAGCTTTAGAAGTGGGCTTGGTGTATTTCCCTTTCTTTGCCTGTCTGTCCACGCCATTCAGAATGACAGGGGCAGTGCTGGGAATACTCTACTCTCTATTTTG GATAGGAATTACAGCCTGGGAAACAGTCACTTGTCCCAGTGGTAAG ATACTGGGTAAATACCAGAAGGTGATTTCCCAGTGGCCCCGTATGCTCTCCCTCATCTTCCTCTTCGGGCGATTTATTTACATCCTGGTCAAAGCTATTCGAATACGCCTGCACATGGAACAAGAG GACTCTGCAGAGCTAACTGAGCAACACCAGGTTCAGCATGTTAAGAGACTGCTGCGAAAGACACCCGGACATAG TATGCCACTTACCTGGTTCCAGAGGAGAGTTTATGAGTGGGACCCCTACTTCAAGTTTCCCAGCAGAATCATTGGCACTGTCGTAATATCCCTAATAGGCCTATATACA ATGACACTAGCAGACTACAGTGTCAGTAGTTCTACTTTTGACAAAATTGAAACTTGGAAAAATACACTGAAAGATGTGGTTACCGCATGTAATGAGACAGAATCCCTGGGATACATGGTACCACAGCTGGAAGAATTTATCGTCGTGGCCAGGA aGTCCTGGCTAGCCACCACCATCTTTGCCAGTCTTAACTCTGTTGCCTACACATTCCATGTTTTGGCGTGTTACAG AAAACACTTAAGGAGGCTCTGGAAAGGACAGAAATTCTTTCTTCCTGAGAAGTTTCATAAGCCTAGATCTGCTACGAGTGTG GCTTCCATTGCAAGATACTCAGGCTGGCAAATCGCTTTCACACTGTGGG GCTACCTGATTGTCCATTTTGTCCACTTCCTATTTGCTTTGCTGATTGCTTACGTGGTGGTTCTTCCTATAATGAATGGGAAAGTGCTTAGCATGCTCTCCACACTGGGAACTATATT TCTGACCATATGCATTGTGATTAGCCTGGTGATTCTGCAAATAATTTTGGTTCAGATCTTCTTCCTTCAGAATAAAATAGATGCCACAGACAAAGAGAAACCTCTGGCCCTCAACAACAG GAAGGCATTTCACTGCTTCAactacttcttctttttctacAACGTGGTTATGGGGATGACCACCTGCATACTGAGGCTTCTTTTAAGCATTGTGGTGGGAACATGGTTGGTGTCTCGCATAGACCGAACTATTATGCAGAGGGGGTATGAGAACATGGATGCTG GCTACACTACATGGATTGGGATGATCTTTGCTGACCATTATCACAACAACCCAGTCATGGTATCTTTCTGTCAGATGCTGGTGTCAAGTACGCTGCAGAGACACAATTCATCTGCTTACTCCACATTCGACAATAATGTGTCAG AACCCCCTGTGAACAGTCGGGCCAGGAGGCGTTGGGCTTTGCTTTACACATTACTAAGGAACCCTCCCCTGATCATGCTAAGAAAGCACCACCGCTCCTCATCATCTCCCTCAGCAGACACAGTGCTGCAGGCTTGGATTTTGGCATCTCAAACACAGAGGCAACAGGCATTGTCAGAGCTGCCACCAGAGATCAAACTGCCACCAGAAGAAGATTGTTAA